In one Oceanispirochaeta sp. genomic region, the following are encoded:
- a CDS encoding rhamnulokinase family protein, with translation MKKYIAVDLGASNGRVIVGNLEGFEATNRFPTWNIRLGDSVFWDILAIFNEIKKGIKEAVRLYPEDIVSIGIDTWGVDYGLLDKNGNLIGNPYMYRDSRTDSAMEEVLKVVPRKEIYERTGIQFAQFNTLYQLWAMKRDSPEVLAAARHYLSIPDLLSYWLTGVMKNEFTHASTTQLLNPYTGQWDVELMKKLGLPSDIFEEIVPSGTVIGPLAPHIAEELNAPSNLTVVAVGAHDTASAVAAVPVEEGKENLFLSSGTWSLLGVESDTPVINDKTYGHDLTNEGTVSGTTRLLKNIMGMWILQESKRFWDENGEKYSWDELSDMARSNGPVEWHLNPNDQSFFAPSSIDDPMPERIGKFCVKNGWKEPASIGEYVRGIFQGLAETYASTIEALEDITGKKYDELYIVGGGCRDSLLCELTAEISNRTVLAGPGEATALGNIMIQILASGEISSIQQGRDLLRKTQDIKEYQPKPVN, from the coding sequence ATGAAAAAATACATTGCCGTTGACCTGGGTGCTTCAAACGGCCGGGTCATTGTAGGAAATCTGGAGGGCTTTGAAGCCACCAATCGCTTTCCTACCTGGAATATCCGTCTGGGAGATAGTGTGTTCTGGGATATCCTTGCCATCTTCAACGAAATCAAAAAGGGGATCAAAGAGGCTGTCCGCCTCTATCCCGAAGATATTGTGAGTATCGGTATTGATACCTGGGGTGTGGATTATGGTCTTCTGGATAAAAACGGAAATCTGATCGGCAACCCCTATATGTACCGGGACAGCCGGACAGATTCTGCCATGGAGGAGGTTCTCAAGGTCGTTCCCAGAAAGGAAATCTATGAAAGAACGGGTATTCAGTTTGCTCAGTTCAACACCTTGTACCAGCTCTGGGCCATGAAGCGGGACTCTCCTGAAGTATTGGCTGCGGCCCGACACTATCTGTCGATTCCTGATCTTCTGAGTTACTGGCTCACAGGGGTCATGAAAAATGAATTTACCCATGCTTCCACCACTCAACTTTTAAATCCTTATACAGGACAGTGGGATGTGGAACTCATGAAAAAATTGGGTCTTCCATCGGATATTTTCGAAGAAATCGTTCCTTCCGGCACTGTGATCGGGCCTTTGGCTCCCCATATTGCAGAAGAACTGAACGCCCCCTCCAATCTGACTGTTGTCGCTGTGGGAGCCCACGATACGGCTTCGGCGGTGGCGGCGGTTCCTGTGGAAGAGGGGAAAGAAAATCTATTCCTCAGTTCCGGGACCTGGTCTTTACTGGGAGTGGAGTCTGATACCCCGGTGATCAATGATAAAACCTACGGTCATGATCTGACCAATGAAGGAACAGTCTCAGGAACAACCCGTCTTTTGAAAAACATCATGGGTATGTGGATTCTTCAGGAATCCAAACGTTTCTGGGATGAGAATGGAGAGAAGTACAGCTGGGATGAGCTTTCTGATATGGCCCGTTCCAACGGGCCGGTTGAGTGGCATCTGAATCCTAATGATCAGAGCTTTTTTGCTCCCTCATCCATAGACGATCCCATGCCGGAGCGCATTGGAAAATTCTGTGTGAAAAACGGTTGGAAAGAACCTGCCTCCATCGGAGAGTATGTCCGGGGCATATTTCAGGGACTCGCAGAGACCTATGCATCCACAATTGAGGCACTGGAAGATATTACGGGAAAAAAATATGATGAACTGTATATTGTCGGCGGGGGCTGCCGGGATTCTCTTTTATGTGAATTGACTGCGGAAATCTCGAATCGAACCGTTCTGGCTGGCCCGGGAGAGGCAACGGCTCTGGGGAATATCATGATACAGATCCTGGCCTCAGGCGAGATCAGCAGTATTCAGCAGGGACGGGATCTTCTGAGGAAGACTCAGGATATCAAGGAATATCAACCCAAGCCGGTAAACTAA
- a CDS encoding zinc-binding dehydrogenase, whose protein sequence is MKTKAVRLYGKGDLRLEEFELPALKDNEILATVISDSICMSSYKAASQGAEHKRVPDDVAQNPIIIGHEFCGEILEVGSKWAGQFKAGQKFSIQPALNYKGSLDAPGYSFQYIGGDATQVIIPNEVMEMNCLLAYEGEAYFMGSLSEPVSCIVGTYHAMYHIPQGTYIHDMGIREGGNLAILAGVGPMGLGAIDYAIHAPVKPGVLVVTDIDNARLERAASIYTVEEAAKNGVKLVYKNTMDCADPIAELMAETGGAGFDDVLVMAPVRPLVEQGDKILTKDGCLNFFAGPSDTEFKAELNFYDVHYSFHHIVGTSGGNTEDMKESLDMMGKGLLNPSAMITHVGGLDAVVETTLNLPKIPGGKKLIYNHKKMPLTALIDLEEKGKSDPFYAELDKLVKKHNGLWNVDAEKYLLDKADSI, encoded by the coding sequence ATGAAAACAAAAGCGGTTCGATTATATGGTAAGGGTGATTTGAGGCTGGAGGAGTTTGAACTTCCTGCACTTAAAGATAATGAGATTCTGGCGACTGTCATTTCTGACAGTATCTGTATGTCTTCTTATAAGGCGGCCAGTCAGGGAGCGGAACACAAGCGGGTTCCTGATGATGTGGCTCAGAATCCGATTATTATCGGTCATGAGTTCTGCGGAGAAATTCTGGAAGTGGGTTCCAAATGGGCGGGACAGTTTAAGGCGGGGCAGAAGTTTTCTATTCAGCCGGCTTTGAATTATAAAGGTTCACTGGATGCTCCGGGCTACTCCTTTCAGTATATCGGAGGAGATGCGACTCAGGTCATCATTCCCAATGAAGTGATGGAAATGAACTGCCTTTTAGCCTATGAGGGTGAAGCCTACTTTATGGGCTCCCTGAGTGAACCTGTGTCCTGCATCGTGGGAACCTATCATGCCATGTACCATATACCTCAGGGAACCTATATTCATGATATGGGTATCCGGGAGGGGGGCAATCTTGCGATCCTGGCAGGAGTCGGTCCTATGGGTCTCGGTGCCATCGACTATGCTATCCATGCTCCTGTTAAACCGGGTGTTCTGGTTGTTACGGATATTGATAATGCCCGCCTGGAAAGAGCGGCATCAATCTATACCGTAGAAGAGGCGGCAAAAAACGGTGTGAAACTGGTGTATAAAAATACCATGGACTGTGCCGACCCCATTGCTGAGCTGATGGCAGAAACCGGTGGTGCAGGTTTTGATGATGTTCTGGTTATGGCTCCCGTACGTCCCCTGGTTGAACAGGGTGACAAGATTCTGACCAAAGACGGCTGTCTGAACTTTTTTGCAGGTCCTTCCGATACGGAATTCAAGGCGGAGTTGAACTTCTATGATGTTCATTACTCCTTTCACCATATTGTGGGTACCAGCGGTGGAAACACTGAGGATATGAAAGAATCTCTGGATATGATGGGCAAGGGTCTTCTGAATCCCTCGGCTATGATCACCCATGTGGGCGGCCTGGATGCGGTTGTGGAAACAACTCTGAATCTTCCCAAAATCCCCGGTGGTAAAAAATTGATTTACAACCATAAGAAGATGCCTCTCACAGCCCTGATTGATTTAGAAGAAAAAGGGAAGAGTGATCCTTTTTATGCAGAACTGGATAAGCTGGTTAAGAAGCATAACGGCCTGTGGAATGTGGATGCAGAAAAATACCTCCTCGACAAGGCAGATTCAATTTAA
- a CDS encoding SDR family NAD(P)-dependent oxidoreductase, whose amino-acid sequence MDKISRAAAFIRGLSFDGEKGKIVFHTSSSVSPSGNSLDLGLLPEGEQELLDLLKARWSDQDLISCGGDGNFVLAGCYDEAVARVEKKDFVFPSESESVQVPAVKDKVALVTGGAQGFGEGMVRELVTGGAYVYIADMNIDGATRLAESLNQEQGSTRAFALKVNVTDETSVEAMMDQVARCTGGLDIFISNAGVLKAGSVKEMTLRDFQFVTDVDYTGFFICTKFASRLMSIQNMPTAEYFTDIIGISSKSGLEGSNKNGAYAGAKFGSLGLTQSFALELVTDNIKVNSICPGNFLDGPLWSDSDKGLFVQYLKAGKVPGAKTLGDVRKFYEDKVPMKRGCETKDVVKAIFYIVDQKYETGQAVPVTGGQVMLN is encoded by the coding sequence GTGGATAAAATAAGTAGGGCTGCGGCCTTTATCAGAGGGCTGAGTTTTGATGGGGAAAAAGGAAAAATCGTTTTTCATACCTCATCCAGCGTCAGCCCTTCAGGGAATAGTCTCGATCTGGGGCTTCTCCCTGAGGGGGAACAGGAGCTCCTGGATCTTCTGAAGGCCCGGTGGTCCGATCAGGATCTGATATCATGCGGCGGGGACGGAAATTTTGTTCTGGCCGGCTGTTATGATGAGGCCGTCGCCCGGGTGGAAAAAAAGGATTTTGTATTCCCTTCAGAGAGCGAATCAGTTCAGGTCCCTGCTGTTAAAGACAAGGTAGCCCTGGTGACCGGTGGAGCACAGGGGTTTGGTGAAGGCATGGTCCGGGAGCTAGTAACTGGGGGAGCTTATGTCTATATTGCCGATATGAATATCGATGGGGCAACCCGTCTGGCAGAGTCTCTGAATCAGGAGCAGGGGTCCACAAGAGCCTTTGCCCTGAAGGTGAATGTTACAGATGAAACATCTGTAGAAGCCATGATGGATCAGGTGGCCCGCTGCACGGGCGGCCTGGATATCTTTATCAGCAATGCCGGGGTTCTTAAGGCGGGAAGCGTCAAAGAGATGACCCTCCGGGACTTTCAGTTTGTCACGGATGTGGACTATACGGGGTTTTTTATCTGTACTAAATTTGCCTCTCGCCTCATGTCCATCCAGAATATGCCTACAGCTGAATATTTTACTGACATCATTGGAATCAGTTCAAAGTCCGGTCTGGAGGGGTCCAACAAGAACGGTGCCTATGCGGGAGCCAAGTTCGGAAGCCTCGGTCTGACCCAGAGTTTTGCCCTGGAACTGGTCACAGACAACATCAAAGTCAACTCTATCTGTCCTGGAAATTTTCTGGATGGACCCCTCTGGTCTGATTCAGACAAGGGGCTTTTTGTTCAGTACCTGAAGGCCGGCAAAGTCCCGGGGGCCAAAACCCTGGGGGATGTGCGGAAGTTCTATGAAGACAAGGTTCCCATGAAACGGGGATGTGAGACGAAGGATGTGGTTAAAGCCATTTTTTATATTGTAGATCAGAAGTATGAGACAGGTCAGGCGGTGCCGGTGACGGGCGGCCAGGTCATGCTGAACTAA
- a CDS encoding long-chain fatty acid--CoA ligase — translation MRTVLNMLSQAATNYANNPYVVQKEDNGWVPKSFQEVEIESAFFARALISRGFRKEDKIAILSEGRRNWVISEFGILKAQCIAVPLSIKLLEEEIHFRLNHSESTAIVVSENSLDKVLKIREKLENKTLIIVLSNFGGDVLTKSTSLGLVEGKDIVLYASFIRDGESSGEATSVELEKRLKDVGENDVVTISYTSGTTGNPKGIMLTHLNYFANSADAVKLFYIPEGANTLIILPLDHSFAHTIGLYVGLRRGLAMYFVDARGGGMAILRNIPGNLIEAKPYFLLTVPALSGNFMKKIQAGVAAKGAFINGIFTRGVNAGIKINKDGYKKASRATRLRYGFDYFLAKKLVFPKVLNIFGGSLEFCVGGGALLEVSQQEFFNAIGAPIYQGYGLTEATPVICTNTPPRHKFGTSGVVLPSIECRIMKDDENEAEPGVPGELIIRGENVMKGYYKNTEASDEVLRDGWLWTGDLGYFDKDGFLVITGRAKALLIASDGEKFSPETIEEAMINHSPYIHQIMAYNEQRKFTSALVTLDEEEVKKSIKEKGIQSAEVLLDILILSFNSFKDKTSIPSQWIPGSFCLIEEAFSEKDQLINSTMKLVRYKVRDFYRTQIEGMYEESGSDINKEGNLKVLKKLFNL, via the coding sequence ATGAGAACCGTACTCAACATGCTCAGCCAGGCGGCAACAAACTATGCGAACAATCCCTATGTCGTACAGAAAGAAGACAACGGCTGGGTTCCCAAGTCATTCCAGGAGGTGGAAATAGAATCGGCTTTTTTCGCCAGAGCCCTTATTTCCAGAGGTTTCAGGAAGGAAGATAAGATTGCCATCTTATCCGAAGGTAGAAGAAACTGGGTCATCAGTGAGTTCGGGATTCTGAAAGCCCAGTGCATTGCGGTTCCCCTTTCCATCAAACTTCTGGAAGAAGAAATCCATTTTAGACTGAACCACTCGGAATCCACCGCCATTGTTGTCTCTGAAAACTCCCTGGATAAAGTATTGAAGATCAGAGAGAAACTCGAGAACAAGACATTGATCATTGTCCTCAGCAACTTCGGGGGAGACGTCCTGACAAAATCGACATCCCTGGGACTGGTAGAGGGAAAAGACATCGTCTTGTATGCGAGCTTTATCAGAGACGGAGAGAGCAGTGGAGAAGCCACATCTGTCGAGCTGGAGAAACGCCTGAAAGATGTAGGTGAAAACGATGTCGTGACCATTTCCTATACTTCTGGTACAACAGGGAATCCAAAAGGGATCATGCTCACCCACTTGAACTACTTTGCCAACAGCGCTGATGCGGTCAAGCTCTTTTATATTCCCGAAGGGGCCAATACTCTGATCATCCTTCCCCTGGATCACTCCTTTGCCCACACCATCGGACTCTATGTCGGACTCCGGCGGGGTCTGGCCATGTACTTTGTGGATGCCCGAGGCGGAGGCATGGCCATCCTGAGGAATATTCCCGGAAATCTTATAGAAGCCAAACCCTACTTTCTCCTCACAGTGCCGGCTCTATCGGGAAACTTCATGAAAAAAATCCAGGCAGGTGTGGCAGCCAAAGGAGCCTTTATCAATGGCATCTTTACAAGAGGAGTGAATGCGGGGATAAAAATTAATAAAGACGGTTACAAAAAAGCATCCCGGGCCACAAGACTGCGGTATGGCTTCGATTACTTTCTGGCAAAAAAGCTGGTATTCCCCAAAGTTCTGAATATTTTCGGGGGAAGTCTTGAGTTTTGTGTTGGCGGCGGGGCCCTTCTGGAGGTCAGCCAGCAGGAATTCTTCAATGCCATAGGAGCACCCATCTATCAGGGTTACGGACTGACCGAAGCCACGCCGGTGATCTGTACAAATACACCTCCCAGGCACAAGTTCGGAACATCCGGTGTGGTTCTCCCCTCCATCGAATGCCGTATCATGAAGGATGATGAGAATGAGGCAGAACCCGGAGTGCCCGGAGAGCTGATCATCCGGGGAGAAAACGTCATGAAGGGATACTATAAAAATACGGAAGCCTCGGATGAAGTACTCCGGGACGGATGGCTCTGGACGGGAGACCTCGGTTATTTTGACAAGGACGGGTTCCTGGTCATCACAGGACGGGCAAAAGCCCTCCTCATTGCCTCTGACGGTGAAAAATTTTCACCCGAAACCATCGAAGAGGCGATGATCAATCACAGCCCCTATATTCATCAGATCATGGCCTACAATGAACAGAGAAAGTTTACCAGCGCTCTGGTCACCCTGGATGAAGAAGAAGTGAAAAAAAGCATCAAAGAGAAGGGAATCCAATCTGCTGAAGTGCTTTTAGATATTCTGATTTTGTCTTTTAACAGTTTTAAGGATAAAACCAGCATCCCTTCTCAATGGATTCCAGGTAGTTTTTGCCTTATCGAAGAAGCCTTTTCTGAAAAAGATCAGCTTATCAATTCAACAATGAAACTGGTCCGGTATAAGGTCAGGGATTTTTATAGAACCCAAATCGAAGGGATGTATGAAGAGAGTGGATCTGATATAAATAAAGAAGGGAATTTGAAGGTTCTGAAAAAGTTATTTAATCTGTAA
- a CDS encoding YkgJ family cysteine cluster protein: MDIQKIIGSYREVLEDVSLEANRLEKQYEEYMVCRKGCSDCCTDISLLPLEWYALRERVRASKEPFIQERQPGSCALLKDRICSFYPSRPLICRTHGLPLLYLAEEYDKQGDQVESEEPDWQISWCDLNFTTVSEETMEEIFDPEDVLNMEEWNTRLKTLNLDFLETREGAPFREKRRIPLQEIFKEFS; encoded by the coding sequence TTGGATATTCAGAAGATTATCGGCAGTTACAGAGAGGTCCTGGAAGATGTCAGCCTGGAGGCGAATCGCCTTGAGAAGCAATATGAAGAGTATATGGTCTGCCGGAAGGGTTGCTCTGACTGCTGCACCGATATATCCCTCCTCCCCCTGGAATGGTATGCTCTCAGGGAGAGGGTGAGAGCTTCAAAAGAACCCTTTATCCAGGAGAGACAACCCGGCTCCTGTGCCCTGCTCAAAGACCGGATTTGTTCCTTCTACCCCTCTCGCCCCCTCATCTGCCGCACCCATGGACTCCCCCTGCTGTATCTGGCCGAAGAGTATGACAAGCAGGGTGATCAGGTGGAAAGTGAGGAACCCGACTGGCAGATCAGCTGGTGCGATCTCAACTTCACCACTGTGTCAGAAGAGACCATGGAAGAGATATTTGATCCCGAAGACGTTCTGAATATGGAAGAATGGAATACAAGACTCAAAACATTGAATCTGGATTTCCTTGAAACCAGAGAGGGAGCGCCCTTCCGGGAAAAAAGGCGTATACCCCTCCAGGAGATCTTCAAGGAATTCTCTTAA
- a CDS encoding PHP domain-containing protein, translating to MEDPEALALLPAESQEVNNHVHTTYSFSPYSPAASVWFARKAGLKAVGSMDHDSIGAARETLEAGKILGTATTVGFELRVNFTGTALEGRKMNNPDSANIVYMTVHGVPESKIGDVEEFLKPLQAKRNQRNREQTARLNDLILPFGLAALDFDRDIASLSETADGGSITERHILYGFSRALVSKYGKGQGLVDFIENNMDLKVKGKIRDFLLEDENPHYLYDLLGILKGSFMPRFFIQPDEEECLSVYRVVQFANDIGAIPCYAYLGDVSESPTGDKKAEKFEDDFLDDLIPEMKKIGFKGISYMPPRNTLAQLQRVQRLCHEYELMEISGVDINSSRQSFNCPEILQSEFSHLITATWALIAHEKLTAINPRWSLFHKDNPLASLSLNDRILRYGQWGEKMDQHHPEGIVKLTDFSL from the coding sequence ATGGAAGATCCCGAGGCTCTGGCTCTGCTTCCGGCCGAATCACAGGAAGTCAATAATCATGTCCATACCACTTATTCCTTCAGCCCCTATTCTCCGGCCGCCTCTGTTTGGTTTGCCAGAAAAGCAGGGCTAAAGGCTGTGGGCAGCATGGATCATGACAGTATAGGCGCCGCCAGGGAAACACTGGAAGCTGGTAAAATATTGGGAACTGCCACCACAGTCGGTTTTGAGCTCCGGGTCAATTTCACAGGAACGGCCCTGGAAGGGCGCAAGATGAATAATCCGGATTCGGCTAATATCGTCTATATGACTGTCCATGGTGTTCCTGAGTCAAAAATCGGGGATGTGGAAGAGTTTTTAAAACCACTTCAGGCCAAACGAAATCAGAGAAACCGGGAACAGACAGCACGATTGAATGATCTGATACTCCCTTTTGGCTTGGCAGCCCTTGATTTTGATCGTGATATTGCCTCACTTTCCGAAACTGCAGACGGGGGAAGCATCACCGAACGGCATATCCTCTATGGTTTTTCCAGAGCCCTGGTATCCAAATACGGAAAAGGACAGGGCCTCGTTGATTTTATTGAAAATAATATGGATTTGAAGGTTAAAGGGAAAATCAGGGACTTCCTTCTGGAGGATGAAAATCCCCATTATCTTTATGACCTTCTGGGAATCTTGAAGGGGAGTTTTATGCCCCGTTTTTTCATCCAACCCGATGAAGAGGAGTGTCTTTCTGTCTATAGGGTTGTTCAATTTGCCAATGATATTGGCGCTATTCCCTGTTATGCCTATCTGGGAGATGTCAGTGAGAGTCCCACAGGGGACAAAAAGGCGGAAAAATTTGAAGATGATTTTCTGGATGACCTGATTCCCGAAATGAAGAAGATCGGTTTCAAGGGGATTTCATATATGCCTCCCAGGAATACATTGGCCCAGCTGCAGCGGGTTCAGAGGCTGTGTCATGAGTATGAGCTGATGGAAATAAGCGGAGTGGATATCAATTCATCCAGGCAGAGCTTTAACTGCCCTGAAATTCTGCAGAGTGAGTTTTCACACCTCATTACTGCGACCTGGGCCTTAATTGCTCATGAAAAACTAACGGCCATTAATCCCCGGTGGAGCCTCTTTCATAAGGATAATCCATTGGCTTCTCTGAGTCTGAATGACCGGATTCTCCGGTACGGACAATGGGGAGAAAAAATGGATCAACATCATCCTGAGGGTATTGTTAAACTGACTGATTTCAGTCTTTAA
- a CDS encoding FMN-binding protein, with translation MKKKLILISVFLIISTSIFALNQKDGVYFAQEDKFPDSGWKYNVTLVVKNGKITSVSWNGSNINAGDPKIVVSRDGRYGMEAKGGAMAPWWKQAQAVEKQLIKSQDISSITLSDKEGHTDAVSGASIHVAPFVNLVKAALAAGPIGYGPYKDGVYKAEEAAFGHGYKYFVEVTVTSGYIVAVHWDAYAEDGGTNKAQRSKDGEYGMQKNGGSLAPWWEEARIVEDKVLNSQSVGQPDAISGATIGLDPFYTLLTKALTKAKR, from the coding sequence ATGAAGAAGAAACTTATTTTAATTTCAGTATTCTTAATTATATCTACTTCCATTTTTGCTTTGAATCAGAAAGACGGCGTTTATTTTGCACAGGAAGATAAATTCCCCGATTCCGGATGGAAATACAATGTGACCCTGGTTGTTAAAAACGGAAAGATAACATCAGTCAGTTGGAACGGTTCCAACATCAATGCAGGAGATCCTAAAATAGTTGTTTCCAGGGATGGACGCTATGGAATGGAAGCCAAGGGCGGAGCCATGGCTCCCTGGTGGAAACAGGCTCAGGCTGTAGAAAAACAGCTGATCAAGTCACAGGATATTTCCAGTATCACCCTGTCCGACAAAGAAGGACACACCGATGCGGTTTCAGGAGCATCGATCCATGTGGCCCCCTTTGTCAATCTTGTCAAAGCCGCATTGGCAGCCGGTCCGATTGGTTATGGACCCTACAAAGACGGCGTGTACAAGGCGGAAGAGGCTGCTTTTGGCCACGGATACAAATACTTTGTTGAAGTGACTGTTACATCCGGTTATATTGTCGCTGTCCATTGGGACGCTTATGCCGAAGACGGTGGAACAAACAAAGCCCAGAGATCGAAGGACGGAGAATACGGCATGCAGAAAAACGGCGGATCCCTGGCTCCCTGGTGGGAAGAAGCCCGCATAGTGGAAGACAAGGTCCTGAATTCACAGAGTGTGGGACAGCCCGATGCCATTTCCGGCGCCACGATTGGTCTGGACCCCTTCTATACCCTTCTGACCAAAGCTCTGACAAAAGCGAAACGCTAG
- a CDS encoding tRNA-uridine aminocarboxypropyltransferase, protein MSWGSGKGRICHEKASCEDHGSLEKPLKTESRNCLRCFRPKEHCYCSMIQAVDTGIKFVILMHPWEAYKQRTGTGRLTSLSLTDSEIIIDKTFDQNRRFRELLDSQQYHPMVLYPGKDASTAGAYDFKASLQGKKLLVFLIDATWVMARKMMYRSPVLQNLPRLSFDQSYISRFHIKTQPAEYCLSTIESTYYLIKELQACGIGFKDTSIEGLMQVFDELNRFQMECRNQRFSENAQKKGSP, encoded by the coding sequence ATTAGCTGGGGATCCGGAAAAGGCAGAATTTGCCATGAAAAAGCATCTTGTGAAGACCATGGCTCTCTGGAAAAACCTCTGAAAACCGAGTCCCGTAACTGCCTCCGCTGTTTCCGTCCCAAAGAACACTGTTACTGTTCCATGATTCAGGCTGTAGACACGGGTATTAAATTTGTAATCCTCATGCATCCCTGGGAAGCCTACAAACAGAGAACCGGAACGGGGAGGCTGACATCTCTCAGTCTTACAGATTCTGAAATCATCATCGATAAAACATTTGATCAGAACAGGCGGTTTCGGGAACTCCTGGATTCTCAACAATATCACCCCATGGTTCTTTATCCGGGAAAGGATGCCTCAACAGCGGGGGCATATGATTTTAAAGCCTCATTGCAGGGAAAGAAACTGCTGGTTTTCCTGATCGATGCGACATGGGTCATGGCCAGAAAAATGATGTACAGAAGTCCTGTTCTGCAGAATCTGCCCCGTTTATCCTTTGATCAATCTTATATATCCAGGTTTCATATTAAAACACAGCCCGCAGAATATTGTCTGTCCACCATCGAATCGACCTATTACCTGATTAAAGAACTGCAGGCCTGCGGAATTGGGTTTAAGGATACTTCCATCGAAGGTTTGATGCAGGTTTTTGATGAATTGAACCGTTTTCAGATGGAATGCAGAAACCAGCGATTTTCAGAAAATGCACAAAAAAAAGGCAGCCCCTGA
- a CDS encoding FadR/GntR family transcriptional regulator, translating into MQKNVFKPKDVISQQLLSYLLLEHPKSEDGKLPPASFFAEKFGVSIVTIREILKSMESTGILSMHHGRGIFLNHGDTIFLEMFETRILIESYCARLAAEHLSEDGAHNLKELAKLLEEAVQSGNMELYTDADFMFHMEIARISRNLVLERTLRNIRIFLYVQQKETNWFLLESREKSLFEHRDILNSILAGDPEKAEFAMKKHLVKTMALWKNL; encoded by the coding sequence ATGCAAAAGAATGTCTTTAAACCAAAAGATGTAATCTCACAACAACTCTTGTCCTATCTTCTGCTGGAGCATCCCAAGTCAGAAGATGGCAAGCTGCCCCCGGCCTCATTTTTTGCTGAAAAGTTTGGTGTATCCATTGTAACCATCAGAGAGATCCTTAAATCCATGGAGTCGACGGGTATCCTGTCCATGCATCATGGAAGAGGGATCTTTTTGAATCATGGGGATACCATTTTTCTGGAGATGTTTGAGACTCGTATCCTGATCGAAAGTTACTGCGCCCGCCTGGCAGCAGAGCATCTGAGTGAGGATGGTGCACATAATCTGAAAGAGCTGGCTAAGCTTCTGGAAGAGGCTGTTCAATCGGGCAATATGGAACTTTATACGGATGCGGATTTTATGTTTCATATGGAAATAGCAAGGATCAGCCGTAATCTGGTACTCGAAAGAACACTGAGAAATATCAGAATATTCTTATATGTCCAGCAGAAGGAAACTAACTGGTTTTTACTGGAATCCCGAGAAAAATCTCTGTTTGAACATCGGGATATTCTGAACTCTATATTAGCTGGGGATCCGGAAAAGGCAGAATTTGCCATGAAAAAGCATCTTGTGAAGACCATGGCTCTCTGGAAAAACCTCTGA